Part of the Candidatus Moraniibacteriota bacterium genome is shown below.
AGCGTCGAAAGCTATTTTTGAGATAGGCTCTAGGAATTGACATGTACGTTGAGGGCTTCTGGCAATTTTCTCTCTGTGAATTTTTTGCTATACTGTCTGATGCCGTTGATTTCTTGTATTTACTGTTTGATGAAACGCGTATGACATCATTCAAAAAACGCTATCGACGAATCTATGCCGCTTGGGTCGTTGTGTCGATTCTCGCGGTCATATCGATGATATTCTTCCTGATTGCTCCTATCTTTACGTATCGATAAATCGCCTGTGTGGAGACTCTGATGTATGAAGAGAATCGCGCTTACTTTTGTGTCTGGTGCCGTGGTTTTGTTTGGCGTTGTCGGGAGTATAGTGATGGGATATCGTGCGTATCAGGAATCTGAGCGAAACAAGGCTATTGCGGAAGAAATTCAATCACTCCAAGATGAAGCGAATCGAGTTGATCAAGAGAATCGGAAATTGAGTGATCGTATAGAATACCTCCAGTCGGACACGTTTCGTGAGCGGGAAGCAAAGCGGGTTCTTGAATATCAGAAATCGGGAGAAAAAGTAGTTTTCATTCGAGAACGTGCCGGCATGCCAAAGGATTCTTCGGAGGATTCATCTCAAGATGAGCCATTTGTGCTTGGAGTATCAACTGATACGGAACCAAATCCCCTCAAATGGTGGCGAGAGTTTTTCTGAGAAACAATAAGCATGTTTTCCTAGTGCCTTGAGCAGGATTTGAGTTGTCTGAGAATGGTTTTTAGTTTTCTTCTCTCTGATATTCGTTATGTCTCAATACGATACACAATCTGAGATTGCTAAAGAAAATGCGAAGAAACACGGAGTTGTTCGTGTTCGGACGGTGCTTTTTGGACTGCTCCTTACGGGTATTTTGGCTATGCTGGGGCTATCCTTGCTTGTGGCATTTGCTCCGGATGCATCCGTTGGCGTGGTTATGCGTCGCGTCCTTCCGTTTCCGGTTGCCATTGCCGATGGTGCTTTCATCTCATATGGCGAACTCGATAAGAATCGAGAGTCTCTTCGCCGTTTTTACGAATCGCAGTCGGATGATTTGGAACAGCGGGGATTTCGTGTGGATTTCAACACGCCAGATGGAAAGAAACGATTGCTTCTTCGAGAGAAGGATATTTTAAACAAGCTTGTGGAAGATCGCATCATTCTTTTCTTGGCACAGGGAAAGGGCATTCGATTCTCCGATGGAGAAGCGATGGCAAAGGTTAAAGAGGCGATACAAGAGCAGGGTGGCAGTCAAGAAAATCTTGAGAATCAACTCGCGCGTTTCTATGGATGGAACCTTTCGGAGTTTAAAGAGAAGATTGTTGTTCCATCGCTTTATCGGGAAGCACTTGAGGCGTCTTTCATGAAAGAGCGTGACGTGACAGCGGCAAAGTCGGCAATTGAGAAAGCGGCTTCAGAGCTTAGTAATGGGACGGCGTTCGAAACTGTTGCAGAGACGTTTTCGGATGGTGACTCCAAGAAAGATGGCGGCGATCTCGGCTGGACAGATATTGAGGCATTGGTTCC
Proteins encoded:
- a CDS encoding peptidylprolyl isomerase gives rise to the protein MSQYDTQSEIAKENAKKHGVVRVRTVLFGLLLTGILAMLGLSLLVAFAPDASVGVVMRRVLPFPVAIADGAFISYGELDKNRESLRRFYESQSDDLEQRGFRVDFNTPDGKKRLLLREKDILNKLVEDRIILFLAQGKGIRFSDGEAMAKVKEAIQEQGGSQENLENQLARFYGWNLSEFKEKIVVPSLYREALEASFMKERDVTAAKSAIEKAASELSNGTAFETVAETFSDGDSKKDGGDLGWTDIEALVPELQDAARTQSINAVGSILESTLGFHIVVVLDRKTESGKELVRMRQIFTRKPSFPDWLAEKKREAVIFILPRRYLWDAESGSVIFRDEALRAFEKTALQQSEGDPSLVF